In Maniola hyperantus chromosome 20, iAphHyp1.2, whole genome shotgun sequence, the following are encoded in one genomic region:
- the LOC117991999 gene encoding spidroin-1-like isoform X2, with translation MYRFTVVVLTLVAIAAASPGYGTGGSLGGGSGSDFGSSSQDGFGSQGSQGGLGGGSQLGLSSQSGFGSQGSQGSRGQGGLGGLSGGVGFGSGSQGGLGGQGGLSSQGGISSQGGLGGLSGGSQFGSGSQGGRGSQGGLGSLGSLSQGSQGGLSSQGGLGGLSGGSQFGSGSQGGLGIQGSRGGLGSGSQVGLGSQSGFGSQGSQGSLGLGSQGGLGGLGSGSQFGSGSQGGLNSQGALGGLGGGSQFGFGSQGGLGGQGFGSQGSQGGFRGQGSQGRFDSQSGLGGFRGQGSQERFKGQDQGGFNSGGGLGGIGIRGSQGEFGGQGGYRGQSQGRFRNEGRFDRPSGSRRQNQFGSGERGHNSFEDSNEYSDEEGK, from the exons ATGTATAGATTTACG gtgGTCGTTTTAACATTAGTTGCCATTGCGGCGGCTAGCCCAG GATATGGTACTGGTGGCAGCCTGGGTGGTGGCAGCGGTTCAGACTTTGGCAGCAGTAGCCAAGACGGATTCGGAAGTCAAGGTAGCCAGGGCGGATTAGGCGGTGGAAGCCAACTTGGACTTAGCAGCCAAAGCGGTTTTGGAAGCCAAGGCAGCCAAGGAAGCCGAGGTCAAGGTGGCTTAGGCGGACTAAGCGGTGGGGTCGGATTTGGATCTGGCAGCCAAGGCGGACTAGGAGGCCAAGGCGGATTAAGTAGCCAAGGTGGAATAAGCAGTCAAGGTGGCTTGGGCGGATTAAGCGGTGGGAGCCAGTTTGGATCTGGCAGCCAAGGAGGACGCGGAAGCCAAGGCGGATTAGGTAGCCTAGGAAGCCTGAGCCAAGGTAGCCAAGGCGGATTAAGCAGCCAGGGTGGTTTGGGAGGATTAAGCGGTGGGAGCCAATTTGGATCTGGCAGCCAAGGCGGACTAGGAATCCAAGGTAGCCGGGGCGGATTAGGCAGCGGAAGCCAAGTTGGACTTGGCAGCCAAAGCGGATTCGGAAGCCAAGGTAGCCAAGGAAGCCTAGGCCTAGGCAGTCAAGGTGGTCTGGGCGGATTAGGCAGCGGGAGCCAATTTGGATCTG GCAGCCAAGGTGGATTAAACAGTCAAGGAGCTCTGGGCGGATTAGGCGGCGGGAGCCAATTTGGATTTGGCAGTCAAGGCGGCCTCGGAGGCCAAGGATTCGGTAGTCAAGGAAGTCAGGGAGGATTTAGAGGCCAAGGAAGCCAGGGTAGATTTGACAGTCAAAGTGGTCTGGGAGGATTCCGTGGACAAGGAAGCCAGGAAAGATTTAAAGGACAGGACCAGGGCGGATTTAACAGCGGAGGTGGTCTAGGAGGAATCGGCATCCGGGGAAGCCAGGGAGAATTCGGTGGCCAGGGAGGATATAGAGGTCAAAGCCAGGGCAGATTCCGCAATGAGGGCCGATTTGATAGACCAAGCGGATCTAGAAGACAAAATCAATTCGGCAGCGGCGAACGAGGTCATAATTCGTTCGAGGATTCTAACGAATATAGTGATGAAGAAGGTAAATAA
- the LOC117991999 gene encoding spidroin-1-like isoform X1, whose amino-acid sequence MYRFTVVVLTLVAIAAASPGYGTGGSLGGGSGSDFGSSSQDGFGSQGSQGGLGGGSQLGLSSQSGFGSQGSQGSRGQGGLGGLSGGVGFGSGSQGGLGGQGGLSSQGGISSQGGLGGLSGGSQFGSGSQGGRGSQGGLGSLGSLSQGSQGGLSSQGGLGGLSGGSQFGSGSQGGLGIQGSRGGLGSGSQVGLGSQSGFGSQGSQGSLGLGSQGGLGGLGSGSQFGSGSQDGFGSQSNQGRLGNQGSLGQGSQGGLNSQGALGGLGGGSQFGFGSQGGLGGQGFGSQGSQGGFRGQGSQGRFDSQSGLGGFRGQGSQERFKGQDQGGFNSGGGLGGIGIRGSQGEFGGQGGYRGQSQGRFRNEGRFDRPSGSRRQNQFGSGERGHNSFEDSNEYSDEEGK is encoded by the exons ATGTATAGATTTACG gtgGTCGTTTTAACATTAGTTGCCATTGCGGCGGCTAGCCCAG GATATGGTACTGGTGGCAGCCTGGGTGGTGGCAGCGGTTCAGACTTTGGCAGCAGTAGCCAAGACGGATTCGGAAGTCAAGGTAGCCAGGGCGGATTAGGCGGTGGAAGCCAACTTGGACTTAGCAGCCAAAGCGGTTTTGGAAGCCAAGGCAGCCAAGGAAGCCGAGGTCAAGGTGGCTTAGGCGGACTAAGCGGTGGGGTCGGATTTGGATCTGGCAGCCAAGGCGGACTAGGAGGCCAAGGCGGATTAAGTAGCCAAGGTGGAATAAGCAGTCAAGGTGGCTTGGGCGGATTAAGCGGTGGGAGCCAGTTTGGATCTGGCAGCCAAGGAGGACGCGGAAGCCAAGGCGGATTAGGTAGCCTAGGAAGCCTGAGCCAAGGTAGCCAAGGCGGATTAAGCAGCCAGGGTGGTTTGGGAGGATTAAGCGGTGGGAGCCAATTTGGATCTGGCAGCCAAGGCGGACTAGGAATCCAAGGTAGCCGGGGCGGATTAGGCAGCGGAAGCCAAGTTGGACTTGGCAGCCAAAGCGGATTCGGAAGCCAAGGTAGCCAAGGAAGCCTAGGCCTAGGCAGTCAAGGTGGTCTGGGCGGATTAGGCAGCGGGAGCCAATTTGGATCTGGCAGCCAAGACGGATTCGGAAGCCAAAGTAACCAAGGCAGGTTAGGTAATCAAGGAAGCCTGGGCCAAGGCAGCCAAGGTGGATTAAACAGTCAAGGAGCTCTGGGCGGATTAGGCGGCGGGAGCCAATTTGGATTTGGCAGTCAAGGCGGCCTCGGAGGCCAAGGATTCGGTAGTCAAGGAAGTCAGGGAGGATTTAGAGGCCAAGGAAGCCAGGGTAGATTTGACAGTCAAAGTGGTCTGGGAGGATTCCGTGGACAAGGAAGCCAGGAAAGATTTAAAGGACAGGACCAGGGCGGATTTAACAGCGGAGGTGGTCTAGGAGGAATCGGCATCCGGGGAAGCCAGGGAGAATTCGGTGGCCAGGGAGGATATAGAGGTCAAAGCCAGGGCAGATTCCGCAATGAGGGCCGATTTGATAGACCAAGCGGATCTAGAAGACAAAATCAATTCGGCAGCGGCGAACGAGGTCATAATTCGTTCGAGGATTCTAACGAATATAGTGATGAAGAAGGTAAATAA
- the LOC138403777 gene encoding uncharacterized PE-PGRS family protein PE_PGRS20-like, translated as MYKFTIVVLALVAVAAASPGYGGGGSGSQGGYGQQGQGGFSAQLGFGSQGSQGGHGESQGHLGGQGSHGGSHGHLGVQGGHGETQGHLSGHGSHGGLNGQGGFGGQSGFQGQLGGQGGHGETQGHLGGHGSHGGHNSQGGFGGQSGFQGQLGGQGGLHGETQGHLGGQGSLGGHNSQGGFGGQGGYGHQHGGHSSHGKYDSDKH; from the exons ATGTACAAGTTcact ATTGTCGTACTAGCGTTAGTTGCCGTAGCGGCGGCGTCGCCAG GATACGGCGGCGGCGGCAGCGGCAGCCAAGGCGGATACG GACAACAAGGCCAGGGTGGGTTTAGCGCCCAGCTTGGATTTGGTAGCCAAGGCAGCCAAGGCGGCCATGGTGAATCCCAAGGACACCTGGGCGGTCAAGGCAGCCATGGTGGATCCCATGGACACCTGGGCGTTCAAGGCGGCCATGGTGAAACCCAAGGACACCTAAGCGGTCATGGTAGCCATGGCGGACTCAATGGCCAGGGTGGATTTGGCGGCCAAAGTGGATTCCAAGGACAACTGGGCGGTCAAGGCGGCCATGGTGAAACCCAAGGACACCTGGGCGGTCATGGTAGCCATGGCGGACACAATAGCCAGGGCGGATTTGGCGGCCAAAGTGGATTCCAAGGACAACTGGGCGGTCAAGGCGGCCTGCATGGTGAAACCCAAGGACACCTGGGCGGTCAGGGTAGCCTTGGCGGACACAATAGCCAGGGTGGATTTGGCGGCCAAGGTGGATATGGCCACCAGCACGGCGGACACAGCAGCCACGGGAAATATGACAGTGACAAACATTAA
- the LOC138403766 gene encoding uncharacterized protein, with amino-acid sequence MYKFTIVALALVAVAAASPGYYSGGGDIGSQSGFAQGRQRGSSGQGGQGSQGGFENDQDEFGGQGGSRGRQQGGFGSQDEDGQHQGGFVNQGEEGKQHGRSHGQHSDRENSDGEFDSERK; translated from the exons ATGTACAAGTTTACG atTGTCGCACTAGCTTTGGTCGCCGTAGCGGCGGCGTCGCCAG GATACTACAGCGGTGGTGGCGACATCGGTAGCCAAAGTGGATTCg CACAAGGCCGCCAGCGTGGATCTAGCGGCCAAGGCGGCCAAGGTAGCCAAGGTGGATTCGAAAACGATCAGGACGAATTCGGCGGCCAAGGTGGATCCCGTGGCCGACAACAGGGTGGATTTGGCAGCCAAGATGAAGACGGCCAACATCAGGGTGGATTCGTCAATCAAGGGGAAGAGGGCAAACAACATGGCAGATCCCACGGACAACATAGCGACAGAGAAAACTCCGATGGCGAATTTGATTCGGAGAGAAAATAG